caGCGAGTCTGCTAACCGGGGTGCCTCGAACAGTAACCATCCTTACCCGGCCGATATGCGTCGcaacgagcagcagcgcatgGAGTTTCCCTACGGCGCCCAGCCCAACATGgctgcgcagcagcaacaccacCCAACGCCAGTCCAGCCGCCCATGAGCGtatcgcagcagccgccaaaTGGCCCGCCGTCCCAGCAGCAGACGCCGACTCAGCAGCCCTCGGTCCAGCCGCCTAATGCCCGTCCTAGGAAGCGACCGGCTCAAAATGCTGCCCCTTCGCCCGCCACGGCCGCCGCTCCACCTCCCGTGCCCCCGGTCCAGGGTCAGCCTCCGGCGCCCACGCCGCCCGCTCCTCAGGCCGCTCCTCCGTCGCAGCCACCGCCTGCTGCGACCGAGGACGCaaacgccgctgccgctgccgtgCCTCCTCCCGCTAAGAAGAGCCGGAC
The Trichoderma asperellum chromosome 7, complete sequence DNA segment above includes these coding regions:
- a CDS encoding uncharacterized protein (EggNog:ENOG41) translates to MQQWQVGPVPDYVYSNSPHPSNDMHNHPYPADMRRNEQQRMEFPYGAQPNMAAQQQHHPTPVQPPMSVSQQPPNGPPSQQQTPTQQPSVQPPNARPRKRPAQNAAPSPATAAAPPPVPPVQGQPPAPTPPAPQAAPPSQPPPAATEDANAAAAAVPPPAKKSRTNTPWTPQEELRLKQMRDAGNSWAEIAKTFPTRTEGSVKKHWYKDMHYAEFAEDESQALLNAIKEYENNKWKVIGQKVGKPAKACEQYAKEHFPDLFGNPKGR